In one window of Desulfobulbaceae bacterium DNA:
- a CDS encoding flavodoxin family protein: MKIVAINGSARKGGNTAQLLTMVLEELTKAGHDTELVEMSGHVVQGCIACYQCFEKKNKCCAIKTDMLNDCIDKMLAADAILLGSPTYFADVSANMKGLIERAGMVARANDNMFKRKLGAGVVAVRRGGASHVFSTLNNFFLIGEMIVVGSSYWNVGKGREPGQVQEDQEGVKTMQDLGRNMSWLLERMR, encoded by the coding sequence ATGAAGATCGTCGCAATCAATGGCAGTGCCAGAAAGGGGGGCAATACCGCGCAGCTCTTGACCATGGTTTTGGAGGAATTAACCAAGGCCGGTCATGACACCGAACTGGTCGAGATGTCGGGGCATGTGGTTCAAGGTTGCATTGCTTGCTATCAGTGCTTTGAGAAAAAGAACAAGTGCTGCGCTATCAAAACGGATATGCTCAACGACTGTATCGATAAGATGCTGGCGGCTGATGCCATTCTGCTGGGCTCACCGACTTATTTCGCGGATGTTTCAGCGAACATGAAGGGGTTGATCGAGCGTGCAGGGATGGTGGCTCGTGCCAATGATAACATGTTTAAGCGTAAACTTGGAGCAGGCGTTGTGGCGGTGCGGCGTGGCGGGGCCTCACATGTCTTTAGTACGTTGAATAACTTTTTCCTGATCGGGGAGATGATTGTAGTCGGTTCGTCGTACTGGAACGTGGGTAAGGGGCGGGAGCCGGGTCAGGTTCAGGAGGATCAGGAGGGGGTTAAGACCATGCAGGATTTGGGACGAAATATGTCCTGGCTGCTTGAACGGATGCGCTGA
- the recO gene encoding DNA repair protein RecO: protein MAPQKTPGVVIHLTDFGEADKIVTLYSPIIGQWSGIAKGAKRSYKRFVNKLELFSLLDIDYNDQYSLPIINQAELINSHLPLRHNYSAYTAATLVCELFRSWTHANDHDPELFSWLVWVLGQLSRCQAIMETMAIFLVKYYDRLGYQPNLTVCDSCQQLQSSGSPFQFRASHGIILCRRCYHSPLTIPLSISTVKLMGKAQSLPMDKIDRLRFTPVSAQEAITLFKAYDRALLDRESPSWNFIGN from the coding sequence ATGGCCCCTCAAAAAACCCCAGGCGTAGTAATCCACCTCACCGACTTCGGCGAGGCAGACAAAATTGTAACACTCTATAGCCCGATCATTGGTCAATGGTCAGGTATCGCCAAGGGAGCAAAACGAAGCTACAAACGCTTTGTCAACAAACTAGAGCTTTTCTCTCTCCTGGACATCGATTACAATGACCAGTACAGCCTGCCCATCATCAACCAGGCGGAGCTGATCAACAGCCACCTTCCGTTACGCCACAACTACTCTGCCTATACCGCTGCCACCTTGGTATGTGAGCTGTTCCGGTCCTGGACACACGCCAACGATCACGATCCAGAACTCTTTTCCTGGCTGGTCTGGGTCCTGGGACAACTAAGCCGCTGTCAAGCCATCATGGAAACGATGGCGATTTTCCTGGTCAAGTATTATGACAGGTTGGGCTATCAACCAAACCTCACGGTCTGTGATTCCTGTCAACAGCTACAGAGCAGCGGAAGTCCCTTTCAATTCAGGGCAAGTCACGGCATCATCCTCTGCCGCCGATGCTACCACTCCCCACTTACCATTCCGCTATCAATCAGCACAGTCAAACTCATGGGCAAAGCCCAAAGCTTGCCCATGGACAAGATTGACCGCCTCCGCTTCACCCCGGTCTCGGCCCAAGAGGCCATCACTCTCTTTAAAGCCTATGACCGCGCCTTGCTTGACCGAGAAAGTCCCTCTTGGAACTTTATTGGCAACTGA
- a CDS encoding helix-turn-helix domain-containing protein, with translation MFNNKPATNDADNQAAKPSTETLGCYLKAARLSQELELTEIAAETRIDIKNIIALEDDNRSALPADVFTRGFIKIYASHLKLDPQEAIRRYEQQWGADLNFEVVPLEKIKSPPSFWPGIIIATTLIAILFGIRFLTSESPIDTGITPVTDTSSPVSPVIIPPTPDTESPLLQPPPAADIPAPQTPPGTEHPPYEIVLTCAEELPMTISLDSVRTTESVCPPRSPQTWRADKGFDLTLSTTRGVTLTINGINVPIMEAEGQSIIIHRP, from the coding sequence ATGTTCAACAATAAACCAGCGACAAACGATGCGGATAATCAAGCCGCTAAACCGTCAACCGAGACACTTGGGTGCTACCTGAAGGCCGCACGACTGAGCCAAGAGCTGGAGTTAACGGAAATTGCCGCCGAAACCCGGATCGATATCAAAAATATCATCGCACTTGAAGATGATAACCGTTCAGCGCTCCCCGCCGATGTTTTCACCAGGGGGTTCATCAAAATCTATGCGTCACACCTCAAGCTCGATCCCCAGGAAGCTATCCGTCGTTACGAACAGCAATGGGGGGCAGACCTGAATTTTGAAGTTGTTCCTCTGGAAAAAATTAAATCTCCTCCCTCTTTCTGGCCCGGAATCATTATCGCGACCACACTTATCGCCATCCTGTTCGGAATCAGGTTCCTCACCTCAGAGTCACCTATAGACACCGGTATTACCCCAGTCACCGACACATCTTCACCAGTATCTCCAGTAATAATCCCACCCACCCCTGACACTGAGAGTCCCCTCCTCCAGCCCCCCCCCGCAGCAGATATCCCAGCGCCCCAGACACCGCCAGGCACTGAACACCCTCCTTACGAAATCGTTCTGACCTGCGCAGAAGAGCTACCCATGACCATTAGCCTTGACAGTGTGAGAACAACAGAATCAGTCTGCCCGCCCAGGAGTCCGCAAACATGGAGGGCAGACAAAGGCTTTGACCTTACGCTCAGCACAACCCGTGGGGTCACGCTCACCATCAACGGCATTAATGTGCCGATCATGGAGGCAGAGGGACAGAGTATCATCATTCATCGACCTTGA
- a CDS encoding ZIP family metal transporter: MITAFQQLDPIIQALCATLFTWFITALGAALVFFTRKVNDKLMDCLLGFAAGVMIAASFWSLLAPGIAMAEEMAMTPWLTAALGFMAGGIFMRLIDVFLPHLHPGLAINHSEGVKTSWQRSTLLVLAITLHNIPEGLAVGVAFGAVAAGLPSATIGGAIALAIGIGLQNFPEGAAVSMPLRREGHGRMKSFLYGQASGIVEPIAGVVGALFVTSMQEILPYALCFAAGAMIFVVVEELIPESQRREANIDIVTMATMSGFTVMMILDVALG; encoded by the coding sequence ATGATTACCGCTTTCCAACAACTCGACCCAATCATCCAGGCGCTCTGTGCCACCCTGTTCACCTGGTTTATCACAGCACTTGGGGCCGCCCTTGTTTTTTTCACCCGCAAGGTCAATGACAAATTAATGGATTGCCTTCTTGGCTTCGCCGCCGGGGTGATGATCGCCGCAAGCTTTTGGTCTCTACTAGCGCCGGGCATTGCCATGGCCGAGGAAATGGCAATGACCCCTTGGCTGACAGCGGCATTAGGCTTCATGGCCGGTGGAATTTTCATGAGACTTATTGACGTATTCCTCCCACACCTCCATCCTGGCCTTGCCATCAACCACAGCGAGGGGGTCAAGACTTCCTGGCAACGCAGCACCTTACTGGTTCTTGCCATAACTCTTCATAATATCCCAGAGGGTCTGGCCGTTGGTGTGGCCTTCGGAGCCGTTGCCGCGGGCCTGCCCTCGGCAACCATCGGTGGCGCCATTGCCCTTGCCATCGGCATTGGACTGCAAAATTTTCCTGAAGGAGCGGCTGTCTCCATGCCTCTTCGCCGAGAAGGTCATGGTCGGATGAAAAGCTTTCTCTATGGCCAGGCCTCGGGTATTGTTGAGCCCATTGCCGGAGTCGTTGGCGCGCTCTTTGTCACTTCGATGCAGGAAATACTGCCCTATGCCCTATGCTTTGCCGCCGGGGCAATGATCTTTGTGGTGGTGGAAGAACTGATCCCTGAATCGCAACGAAGGGAAGCCAATATCGACATTGTCACCATGGCCACGATGTCAGGATTCACCGTAATGATGATTCTGGACGTTGCCCTTGGCTAA